GGAATGCAAATCTCGTTTGATAATAGCAAAGGTGCTGTATTAGGAATGAAAACGGCACAATTACTTCAACAAGCAAACGATCTGGAACCTAACAATCCGCGCGTCAGTTTAGTGCGAGCAATTAATGCATTTTATACCCCTAGCGTATTTGGTGGCGGACTCGACAAGTCGCAAACATTAGCAACCCAAGCAATTAGTCAATTTGAGCAGCCTTGTAATGAAATCTGTTGGGGACATGCAGAAGCCTATACTTGGCGCGGACTCGCTAAACAAGAACAAGGCGACTTAAACGGTGCTTTACAAGATTGGCAAACCGCCATTGAAGTTGACCCTCAGTATGGTTGGGCAAGATATCTGTTAAACCAACAAACAGTAAAGCAGTAATCGACCAGTTTATTATTACTCGCATAGGTTTGAGTTAGCGCGCAGTTACTCTATGATTAACTGCGCTAGGAGGCACTATGACACTCGGTTTAACAATACCCAACGAAAAGAGTTATGAGCAAAAAACCGCTTGGGTTTACCTCATAAACTTAGGTTTTTACTTTATTCCATTGTATTTCATGCACGGTCAATGGTTAAACATTACGATCGCAATCTTATTATTAGTGCCATTTATTATCGGTTATTTCTGGGCTTATAACAGTAGCAAAGAGCGAGCCCTCAAACCTATTGGGTTAATGTTTGTCACAGCAATAGCCTCATCATTTGTTAGCAGTGGCGCCATATCACTGTTCAGTTTTTGCTGTTTCTTTATTGGTTTTTTCTACTCACTTCGTACTGCCATATTGAGTTTTATCGGACTGAGTATTTTGCTTTTAGTAATCGATATTAGCATGGATTACACAGGCTATTTTTTTACTTTTTATGGTATGGGAATTTGCTTAGGGGTGGGAGTGTTTGGGATAATTGAACAAAACCGCCAACGCATCAAACGCCAGCAACAACAATCAAAAGATGAAGTCGCAAATTTAGCCACCGCATTAGAACGCGAACGTATTGGCCGCGATTTACATGATGTGATGGGGCACCACTTAGCCGCTATCGCCTTAAAAGCTGAACTGGCAGACAAACTCATTGCCTCAGGTAAAATCGATTTAGCGCAGCAGCAAATTCATCAAGTGAGCGTGATAACTCGAGACTGTTTAAGCCAAATTCGCCACACGGTATCGGGCTATAAACATCAAGGCTTGACGCATACCTTAAACACCTTAGCCAACACGTTAAGAGATAACGCTATTGCTGTCAGCATAGAAGGCACATTCCCTAAACTCAGTGAACTCATGGAATCGCAAATCAGCTTGCTGTTAACTGAGTTGATTAATAACACCATAAAACACAGCCACGCAACACATTGCACCCTGCGTATTGAACAAAGCCCAAATTGCCTCAAACTCAACTTTATCGAGAATGTACCGGTTAAAACCATCACTAAAGGTAACGGATTAACCGGTATTCAAGAGCGAGTAACCTTGCTACATGGCACCATCGACTATCAATTAATTCCCCATTATAAAGTGAGTATCCAATTGCCACTAAGTGAGTCCGTTAGATGAAAATTCTATTAGCCGAAGATCAAGCCATGGTAAGAGGCGCCCTCGCCGCGTTACTCACATTAGGATGTGATAGCTTAAATGCAATAGAGATTGTCGAAGT
The Shewanella vesiculosa DNA segment above includes these coding regions:
- a CDS encoding tetratricopeptide repeat protein, which encodes MKTLLLITSLTLVSQASFANISDIDAAANTMNINELSQYSEQAIDYEKAYADYRLAITANIMGQRQLATDSLNDAQQTLESLLDQDPSADPQALLAAVYGMQISFDNSKGAVLGMKTAQLLQQANDLEPNNPRVSLVRAINAFYTPSVFGGGLDKSQTLATQAISQFEQPCNEICWGHAEAYTWRGLAKQEQGDLNGALQDWQTAIEVDPQYGWARYLLNQQTVKQ
- a CDS encoding sensor histidine kinase, encoding MTLGLTIPNEKSYEQKTAWVYLINLGFYFIPLYFMHGQWLNITIAILLLVPFIIGYFWAYNSSKERALKPIGLMFVTAIASSFVSSGAISLFSFCCFFIGFFYSLRTAILSFIGLSILLLVIDISMDYTGYFFTFYGMGICLGVGVFGIIEQNRQRIKRQQQQSKDEVANLATALERERIGRDLHDVMGHHLAAIALKAELADKLIASGKIDLAQQQIHQVSVITRDCLSQIRHTVSGYKHQGLTHTLNTLANTLRDNAIAVSIEGTFPKLSELMESQISLLLTELINNTIKHSHATHCTLRIEQSPNCLKLNFIENVPVKTITKGNGLTGIQERVTLLHGTIDYQLIPHYKVSIQLPLSESVR